Within the Beduinella massiliensis genome, the region ATTGCGGGCGAGTACCGGCGGCAGGTAGAGCTGCTGGAAGGGGGGAAGGCCGTCCGGCAGGAGACGCGCCGCTGGGACGACAACAAGGACGCCTCCTTCGCCATGCGTTCCAAGGAAGACGCGCAGGATTACCGATACTTTCCGGAGCCGGACCTCGTGCCCATCGTCCTGTCGGACGAATGGATCGAACGCATCCGCAGGGCCCAGCCGGAGCTGATGGACGAAAAGATCGCGCGCTACCAGCGCGAGCTGGGCCTCCCCGCCTACGATGCGCACATTATCACCGCCGAAAAACCCCTGTGCGACCTGTTCGAGCGCGCGGTCGAAGCGGGCGGGCGGCCCAAGGACGTCTCCAACTGGATCATGGGCGAGCTGATGGCTGCCATGAAGGAACGCTGCCTGCTCCCGGAGGAGATTCATCTGCAGCCCACGGCGCTCGCCGCACTCGTAAACCTCGTTGCGGAGGGCCGCATCACGCGGCAAAGCGCGCGCGAGGTCTTTGCCGCCGCCCTGGATGCAGACATCGACGTCGCCACCTACGTGAAGGAGCACGGCCTTGAGGTCGCAAAGGACGATGGCGCGTACGAAACCGTCCTTTCAAACGTGCTTGCCTCCTGCGATGCGGAGGTCAGGCGCTATCGTGCAGGCGAGGAGAAGCTCTTCGGTTTCCTTGTCGGTCAGGCCATGAAGGCGTTTGGGGGAAGGGCTGACCCGAAGAGAGTTGCGGAGCTGCTGCGCCGTGCGCTGAACGGCTGATCCTTCGTGCCTACAGGAAGTAAAACAAGCCCACCCGCTGCCCAGCGAAGATCGCCGGTCCGGGTGGGCTTTATTGTCCTCTGCCCCTTCGTATCTTCCAGTCTTAACGCTCCTTGTCCCGCCTGCGCAGGCTGTCCTTGAGGGCGGCCACGACGTCTGCGATGACCCGCATTTCCTCCTGCGAGCAGTCCTCCAGCGTCTTGGCGATGCGCTCCGACAATACGGGACGGGCATCCTTCAGTTCCAGGCAGAGCAGCTCGTCCGCGGAACATTCCAGAGCGTTTATGATCGCTACAAAGATCTTCAGGCTCGGAATCGTGTTGCCCGTCTCGATGTGGCTGATGTGCGGCGTACCCACGCCGCTCAGCTCCGCCAACCGCTCCTGCGTCATCCCCTTGCGCAATCGAGCCATTCGGATGCGCGATCCGATCTCCCTGTAATCCACCATTTCAGTAACCATCCTCTTTCGCCCACTTCAAACGAAAGACGCCGCTATGAAGCTGCGTCCTCGGAGCTCAAATTCCAGTTACTTGTATTGTATGAACAGATTTGTTGTGTTATAATGACTTGAAAATACATTTTGATCTTTAAGGCATAGT harbors:
- a CDS encoding helix-turn-helix domain-containing protein codes for the protein MVDYREIGSRIRMARLRKGMTQERLAELSGVGTPHISHIETGNTIPSLKIFVAIINALECSADELLCLELKDARPVLSERIAKTLEDCSQEEMRVIADVVAALKDSLRRRDKER
- the gatB gene encoding Asp-tRNA(Asn)/Glu-tRNA(Gln) amidotransferase subunit GatB encodes the protein MAAYEMVIGLEVHVELATRTKIFCSCSSAFGSAPNTHCCPVCTGMPGTLPVLNRKVVEFAISAGLALGCAITRQTKFDRKNYFYPDLPKAYQVSQLYLPICRNGRVEIDTHGVKKSIGIHEIHMEEDAGKLTHDPFSDQTLVDYNRCGVPLLEIVSDPDMRSPEEAVAYLEKLRATLQYLGVSDCKMQEGSLRADINLSVRPVGQEELGTRTEMKNLNSFKAIARAIAGEYRRQVELLEGGKAVRQETRRWDDNKDASFAMRSKEDAQDYRYFPEPDLVPIVLSDEWIERIRRAQPELMDEKIARYQRELGLPAYDAHIITAEKPLCDLFERAVEAGGRPKDVSNWIMGELMAAMKERCLLPEEIHLQPTALAALVNLVAEGRITRQSAREVFAAALDADIDVATYVKEHGLEVAKDDGAYETVLSNVLASCDAEVRRYRAGEEKLFGFLVGQAMKAFGGRADPKRVAELLRRALNG